The Pseudofrankia inefficax genome window below encodes:
- a CDS encoding helix-turn-helix domain-containing protein: MRDDEPEDLPAEPAAGPAAREVDAAASQEGRLERLIAAQVRRLRQGAGLTLAELATRSGISKPMLSKIENANTSCSLTTLARLADALDVPVTALFRGADDQREAVFTPAGAGGRIVARGTRVGHDYTLLGGLRGPHKRMEAHLVTLTERSETFPLFQHPGTELLYMLDGEMVYGHGGSSYTLRPGDALQLDGEGVHGPQELISLPIRFLSVVAYGTSEEPQ, translated from the coding sequence GTGCGTGACGACGAGCCCGAGGATCTGCCAGCCGAGCCGGCGGCGGGCCCGGCGGCCCGGGAGGTCGACGCGGCCGCGTCGCAGGAGGGCCGGCTCGAACGGCTCATCGCGGCCCAGGTACGCCGGCTGCGCCAGGGCGCCGGCCTCACGCTCGCTGAGCTGGCCACCCGCAGCGGCATCTCCAAACCCATGCTCTCCAAGATCGAGAACGCGAACACCAGCTGCAGCCTGACGACGCTCGCCCGGCTGGCCGACGCCCTCGACGTACCGGTCACCGCGCTGTTCCGCGGCGCCGACGACCAGCGCGAGGCCGTCTTCACCCCGGCCGGCGCGGGAGGCAGGATCGTCGCCCGCGGCACCCGGGTCGGCCACGACTACACGCTGCTCGGCGGCCTGCGCGGCCCGCACAAGCGGATGGAGGCCCATCTGGTCACACTGACCGAGCGCAGCGAGACCTTCCCGCTGTTCCAGCATCCAGGCACCGAGCTGCTCTACATGCTCGACGGCGAGATGGTCTACGGCCATGGCGGTTCCAGCTACACCCTGCGCCCAGGCGACGCCCTCCAGCTCGACGGCGAGGGCGTCCACGGCCCTCAGGAGCTGATCTCCCTGCCCATCCGGTTCCTGTCCGTCGTCGCCTACGGCACCTCGGAGGAGCCCCAGTAG
- a CDS encoding AAA family ATPase, whose product MRLEKVRLSGFRSLRDLTLELGDLTVITGPNNAGKSNLLAGLAFLGDVYARGLDAAMQTAGGYDRIAYRRGGEAVGSVGFDVDVTDPATDSARPTSTSSAMQKSPGDVRIRHLFNIDAEATETVSSYALGSNHLRISGTADSFPLATALHVDSSGVVTDFAELPTAREEAENAVSEILAEIFVKNWPTNLATLFRPEDADNKFYAISEPARNLASRMRGVVAGIRILRPVPHLCRQPAAPGPNVLLSQYGENLPAVADHLRRAAPATWLSVQEVMTTVVPGLLKIDIVPTEDRKLALRFEERGVGRPWTAGEVSDGTVQALALVLALFDDRIPLLGIEEPENALHPWILREILKVCTRQAGKQVVMTTHSPVLVDYVPAESVHLMWREGGQSKIGKMLELDTDVRKVWEGGGTNLFELYDSGGIPQATPGDAENQ is encoded by the coding sequence ATGCGGCTGGAGAAGGTCAGGCTCTCCGGGTTCAGGTCCCTGCGCGACCTGACCCTAGAGCTCGGCGACCTGACCGTCATCACCGGCCCGAACAACGCCGGCAAGAGCAATCTGTTGGCGGGCCTCGCCTTCCTCGGCGACGTCTACGCCCGAGGCCTCGACGCGGCCATGCAGACCGCCGGCGGCTACGACCGTATCGCCTACCGCCGCGGCGGCGAGGCGGTGGGATCCGTCGGGTTCGATGTCGACGTCACGGATCCCGCCACGGATTCGGCTCGGCCAACGAGCACGTCGTCGGCCATGCAGAAGTCGCCTGGCGACGTGCGGATTCGTCATCTTTTTAACATCGACGCCGAAGCCACCGAGACCGTGTCGAGCTACGCCCTGGGCTCGAATCATCTGCGCATCTCGGGCACGGCCGATTCGTTTCCTCTCGCTACCGCGCTGCACGTCGACAGCTCAGGTGTCGTGACAGACTTCGCAGAACTACCGACGGCGCGCGAAGAAGCAGAGAATGCTGTCTCTGAAATATTGGCCGAAATCTTTGTCAAGAACTGGCCAACCAATCTTGCAACCCTCTTCCGCCCGGAAGACGCGGACAACAAATTTTACGCAATCTCCGAACCAGCCCGCAATCTAGCATCCAGAATGCGCGGGGTTGTCGCCGGGATCCGCATTCTCCGGCCAGTTCCACATCTATGCCGTCAGCCGGCCGCGCCGGGGCCGAATGTTCTGCTCAGTCAGTACGGAGAGAACCTTCCCGCCGTAGCCGACCACCTTCGGCGGGCAGCCCCTGCCACCTGGCTCTCCGTCCAAGAGGTCATGACCACTGTCGTTCCAGGCCTACTCAAGATCGACATTGTCCCGACCGAGGACCGAAAGCTAGCCCTGCGATTCGAAGAGCGTGGCGTCGGCCGGCCATGGACGGCCGGCGAGGTGTCCGACGGTACCGTTCAGGCGCTGGCGCTCGTCCTGGCACTATTCGACGACCGGATCCCGCTGCTGGGTATCGAGGAGCCTGAGAACGCACTGCACCCGTGGATCCTCCGGGAGATCCTCAAGGTCTGCACGAGGCAGGCTGGAAAGCAGGTCGTCATGACGACCCACTCGCCGGTCCTCGTCGACTACGTCCCCGCCGAATCGGTGCATCTCATGTGGAGAGAAGGCGGCCAGAGCAAGATCGGGAAGATGCTCGAGCTGGACACCGACGTACGCAAGGTCTGGGAGGGCGGCGGGACCAACCTGTTCGAGCTCTATGACTCGGGCGGAATACCACAGGCGACCCCGGGTGATGCGGAAAATCAATGA
- a CDS encoding NAD(P)/FAD-dependent oxidoreductase: MSPAADVVIIGGGLEGTSAAWNLTRRGVTDVVVCERATVGSGGTGKSSGIVRCHYGVSSLAAMATSSLEVFENAAELLGTEIGFHQTGYVVGVGEPNVDALRTSLAAQRAVGVDTEEIDASAVATLWPAARLDDFAAFAWERRGGYGDAYSTAQAYAAAARRAGATVRQGCPVAQILVAGGRATGVRLADGSTIGAGTVVLAAGPWSVPLLAAHGLDLPITVHREEIVLIDPGVDLGVVPVLSDLVSLQYVRPEASGAILFGNSDLSVPSPADPDTYSNQATEACLERAAAKLSHRFPGLTGAGVTSCYAGCYDVTPDFNPVISASPIEGLIIAAGFSGHGFKISPAVGRLVADLVVDGHSHDPRIPASDFRFTRFAENDLLRSPHPYVGAGEMR; encoded by the coding sequence GTGAGCCCGGCCGCCGACGTCGTGATCATCGGCGGTGGGCTGGAGGGCACGTCGGCGGCCTGGAACCTGACCCGGCGCGGCGTCACCGACGTCGTCGTCTGTGAGCGGGCCACGGTCGGCTCCGGAGGCACCGGGAAGTCCAGCGGGATCGTGCGCTGCCACTACGGCGTCTCGTCACTGGCCGCGATGGCGACGAGCAGCCTGGAGGTGTTCGAGAACGCCGCCGAGCTGCTCGGCACCGAGATCGGCTTCCACCAGACCGGCTACGTCGTCGGCGTCGGCGAGCCCAACGTCGACGCGCTGCGGACCAGCCTCGCCGCCCAGCGCGCCGTCGGGGTCGACACCGAGGAGATCGACGCCAGTGCGGTCGCCACGCTGTGGCCGGCGGCCCGGCTCGACGACTTCGCCGCCTTCGCCTGGGAACGGCGTGGCGGGTACGGGGACGCCTACTCGACGGCGCAGGCCTATGCGGCGGCGGCCCGCCGCGCCGGGGCGACGGTCCGACAGGGCTGCCCGGTCGCGCAGATCCTCGTCGCCGGCGGCCGGGCCACCGGGGTGCGGCTCGCGGACGGCTCGACGATCGGGGCCGGCACCGTCGTGCTCGCGGCCGGGCCCTGGTCCGTCCCGCTCCTGGCGGCGCACGGGCTCGACCTGCCGATCACGGTGCACCGCGAGGAGATCGTGCTGATCGACCCGGGCGTCGACCTCGGTGTCGTCCCGGTGCTCTCGGACCTGGTGTCGCTGCAGTACGTCCGGCCGGAGGCGTCCGGGGCGATCCTGTTCGGCAACAGCGACCTGTCCGTCCCGTCGCCCGCGGACCCGGACACGTACTCCAACCAGGCGACCGAGGCGTGCCTGGAGCGGGCCGCGGCCAAGCTGTCCCACCGTTTCCCCGGCCTCACGGGCGCGGGCGTCACGAGCTGCTACGCCGGCTGCTACGACGTCACCCCGGACTTCAATCCGGTGATCTCGGCGAGCCCGATCGAGGGACTGATCATCGCGGCCGGCTTCAGCGGCCACGGTTTCAAGATCTCACCGGCGGTCGGGCGGCTGGTCGCGGACCTGGTCGTCGACGGCCACAGCCACGACCCGCGGATTCCCGCGTCCGACTTCCGGTTCACCCGCTTCGCCGAGAACGACCTGTTGCGCAGCCCCCATCCCTACGTCGGCGCGGGTGAGATGCGCTGA
- the nudC gene encoding NAD(+) diphosphatase: MTAATERTSDPAERVWDPTRAFGLIEPPPLASATLIRDEFLRLDTARQQAGWAKAQVVVLDATGRTPVELPAPPAVRRPGELGDAGDGRARLVTRPATELGDTPPPAAVLLGEADGVLYWAQRVEPAEPAGDARWLSLFTVGGELAPLDAALLTTAIALLTWHDRARFCARDGSLTRPTKAGWARECAAENHEEFPRTDPAIICLVHDGADQVLLARQTTWPAGRMSVLAGFVEAGESLEACVAREIAEEVGVDVRDVGYLGSQAWPFPRSLMVGFQAVADPAQPIRLDGAEIAEARWLRRGDLVEALKRGDWGVPADDGQLLLPGRMSIARTMIESWVAAG; encoded by the coding sequence GTGACCGCGGCGACTGAGCGAACAAGCGACCCGGCGGAGCGCGTGTGGGACCCCACCCGGGCATTCGGGCTGATCGAGCCGCCTCCGCTGGCGAGCGCGACCCTCATCCGCGACGAGTTCCTGCGCCTGGACACCGCGCGCCAACAGGCCGGCTGGGCCAAGGCCCAGGTCGTCGTCCTCGACGCCACGGGGCGGACCCCGGTCGAGCTGCCGGCGCCGCCGGCGGTCCGGCGCCCGGGCGAGCTGGGCGACGCGGGCGACGGCCGGGCCCGGCTGGTGACCCGCCCGGCGACCGAGCTGGGTGACACCCCGCCGCCCGCCGCGGTGCTGCTCGGCGAGGCCGACGGCGTCCTCTACTGGGCGCAGCGCGTCGAGCCGGCCGAGCCCGCGGGGGACGCGCGCTGGCTGAGCCTGTTCACGGTCGGCGGGGAGCTGGCGCCGCTGGACGCCGCCCTGCTGACGACCGCGATCGCGCTGCTGACCTGGCACGACCGGGCCCGGTTCTGCGCCAGGGACGGCTCGCTGACCCGGCCGACGAAGGCCGGCTGGGCGCGCGAATGCGCCGCGGAGAACCACGAGGAGTTCCCCCGCACGGACCCGGCGATCATCTGCCTGGTCCACGACGGGGCCGACCAGGTGCTGCTCGCCCGCCAGACCACGTGGCCGGCCGGCCGGATGTCGGTGCTCGCCGGCTTCGTCGAGGCAGGCGAGTCGTTGGAGGCCTGCGTCGCCCGGGAGATCGCCGAGGAGGTCGGCGTCGACGTCCGCGACGTCGGCTACCTGGGCAGCCAGGCCTGGCCATTCCCCCGCTCGCTCATGGTCGGCTTCCAGGCCGTCGCCGACCCGGCGCAGCCGATCCGGCTGGACGGCGCCGAGATCGCCGAGGCGAGGTGGCTGCGCCGCGGCGACCTGGTGGAGGCGCTGAAGCGTGGCGACTGGGGCGTGCCGGCCGACGACGGCCAGCTGTTGCTGCCGGGCCGCATGTCGATCGCCCGTACGATGATCGAGTCCTGGGTCGCGGCCGGCTGA
- a CDS encoding nitroreductase family protein, with amino-acid sequence MTEANEHGGTPAVDLFEAMRTARSLRRFKPDPVPDEVLARCLEAATWAPSGSNRQGWRFIVLRSPEARAVLGPAFRAGWDWVCTSIYGYEPRPAPDDMSKAARLTRTMLHLVENFENVPAYVLFCHEPTGFVGDFLEAGSIFPAVQNFLLAARAHGLGTVPSTWFTFGEKQLREVVGIPDGWQIASLVAVGWPEGNHGPVRRKPVARVTALDTWDNPLIKDES; translated from the coding sequence ATGACTGAGGCCAACGAGCACGGCGGCACGCCGGCTGTCGATCTGTTCGAGGCGATGCGGACCGCGCGCTCGCTGCGACGTTTCAAGCCGGACCCGGTGCCCGACGAGGTGCTGGCCCGCTGCCTGGAGGCGGCCACCTGGGCGCCCAGCGGCTCCAACCGCCAGGGCTGGCGGTTCATCGTCCTGCGCTCCCCCGAGGCCCGAGCGGTCCTCGGCCCCGCCTTCCGAGCGGGCTGGGATTGGGTCTGCACCAGCATCTACGGCTACGAGCCACGGCCGGCGCCCGACGACATGTCGAAGGCGGCCCGGCTGACCAGAACGATGCTGCACCTCGTCGAGAACTTCGAGAACGTGCCGGCCTACGTGCTCTTCTGCCACGAGCCGACCGGCTTCGTCGGCGACTTCCTGGAGGCCGGCTCCATCTTCCCCGCGGTGCAGAACTTCCTGCTCGCCGCCCGCGCCCACGGCCTGGGCACCGTCCCGAGCACCTGGTTCACCTTCGGCGAGAAGCAGCTGCGCGAGGTCGTCGGCATCCCCGACGGCTGGCAGATCGCCTCCCTGGTCGCCGTCGGCTGGCCCGAGGGCAACCACGGCCCCGTCCGCCGCAAGCCCGTAGCCCGCGTGACCGCCCTGGACACCTGGGACAACCCCCTGATCAAGGACGAGAGCTGA
- a CDS encoding DUF4276 family protein, translating into MRIALLVEGIGEFKALPRLIPSLEHRSGQTLLQPVQLNVHPLAPPNVIASSLAKKMQILEQRRADQAVLLLDREDAEECPGTRAEQVATAIAKHPKITLPVQVVLKDRTLENWLIADLTALRTQPGRFKVTEALTKRVEPDKADRLAAIDLLQSASIGRTYHKVDDAVEICARLDPARAARHSRSFRHLLHVLGDSTFDAGCRRPPDGLPVAQAHAVRGPFQ; encoded by the coding sequence ATGAGAATCGCGCTACTGGTCGAGGGAATCGGCGAGTTCAAGGCTTTGCCTCGGCTCATACCCTCACTGGAGCACCGCAGCGGCCAGACGCTCCTACAGCCAGTCCAGCTGAATGTTCATCCGCTGGCTCCGCCGAACGTGATTGCCAGTTCACTCGCAAAGAAAATGCAAATCCTCGAACAACGCCGCGCCGATCAGGCTGTCCTGCTACTGGACCGAGAGGACGCCGAGGAATGTCCGGGCACGCGCGCCGAGCAGGTCGCAACAGCCATCGCCAAGCATCCCAAGATCACACTTCCCGTCCAGGTCGTTCTCAAGGACCGCACTCTGGAGAACTGGTTGATAGCCGACCTGACTGCGCTGCGGACCCAGCCCGGACGTTTCAAGGTGACTGAGGCGCTCACCAAGCGCGTCGAGCCGGACAAGGCGGACCGCCTGGCGGCGATCGATCTACTCCAGTCGGCCAGCATCGGCAGGACCTACCACAAGGTGGACGACGCGGTCGAGATCTGCGCGCGGTTGGATCCAGCACGGGCGGCACGGCATTCCCGCAGCTTCCGCCATCTCCTGCATGTCCTCGGAGATTCCACTTTCGATGCAGGCTGCCGGCGCCCGCCTGACGGGCTACCGGTCGCGCAGGCTCATGCCGTCCGGGGTCCATTCCAGTGA
- a CDS encoding Maf family protein translates to MRARRIVLASGSPRRRELLAAMGIPFEVLTSDVDETVAGHDGPADFALQLARRKAQAVAGRVTDALVIGGDTVVELDGTIFGKPADEAAAFATLGRLSGRAHRVVTGLAVLDTATGVLRQEAATSTVRMRAFADDEIRAYVASGEPFDKAGAYAVQGLGGRLVAAVDGDLDNVIGLPTRTLRRLLAGFGVEVSAPQAPATQA, encoded by the coding sequence ATGCGCGCCAGACGGATCGTGCTCGCGTCCGGCTCGCCGCGCCGCCGCGAGCTGCTCGCGGCCATGGGGATCCCGTTCGAGGTGCTGACCAGCGACGTCGACGAGACGGTCGCCGGCCACGACGGCCCGGCGGACTTCGCGCTCCAGCTCGCGCGCCGCAAGGCCCAGGCGGTGGCCGGACGGGTGACCGACGCGCTCGTGATCGGTGGGGACACCGTGGTCGAGCTCGACGGGACGATCTTCGGTAAGCCCGCCGACGAGGCCGCGGCGTTCGCGACGCTCGGCCGGCTGTCCGGGCGGGCCCATCGCGTCGTGACCGGGCTCGCCGTCCTGGACACGGCGACCGGCGTGCTTCGGCAGGAGGCGGCGACGTCCACGGTGCGGATGCGCGCGTTCGCCGATGACGAGATCAGGGCCTACGTCGCGTCCGGCGAGCCGTTCGACAAGGCCGGCGCCTACGCGGTCCAGGGGCTCGGCGGCCGGCTGGTCGCCGCCGTCGACGGCGACCTGGACAACGTCATCGGCCTGCCGACCAGGACGCTGCGCCGGCTGCTCGCCGGCTTCGGCGTCGAGGTCTCTGCGCCCCAGGCCCCGGCGACCCAGGCCTGA
- a CDS encoding glutamate synthase, with protein MAPLAGQTAGIVTVDLATSSLRALNGELHAPTGWRYEVLHPQGAHAIAAGVRVPLTIDVRGHAGYYCAGMNDGATITVHGNVGTGVAENMMSGVVRVRGDASQSAGATGHGGLLVIEGSASMRCGISMKGVDIVVGGGIGPMSAFMAQAGRLVVCGDAGDGLGDSIYEARVYVRGRVGSLGADCVEKELRAEHAAELAALLTAAGLEPAGELAPECFRRFGSARRLYHFAAGNSAVY; from the coding sequence ATGGCGCCGCTAGCCGGTCAGACCGCCGGCATCGTCACGGTCGACCTGGCCACCAGCTCGTTGCGGGCGCTGAACGGCGAGCTGCACGCGCCGACGGGGTGGCGCTACGAGGTGCTGCACCCGCAGGGAGCGCACGCGATCGCCGCCGGGGTCCGGGTGCCGCTGACGATCGACGTGCGCGGCCACGCCGGCTACTACTGCGCCGGCATGAACGACGGGGCGACGATCACTGTGCACGGCAACGTCGGCACCGGCGTCGCCGAGAACATGATGTCCGGCGTCGTGCGGGTCCGCGGGGACGCCTCGCAGTCGGCCGGCGCGACCGGGCATGGCGGCCTGCTGGTGATCGAGGGCTCCGCGTCGATGCGCTGCGGGATCTCGATGAAGGGCGTCGACATCGTCGTCGGCGGCGGCATCGGACCGATGAGCGCGTTCATGGCGCAGGCCGGGCGGCTGGTGGTCTGCGGCGACGCGGGCGACGGCCTCGGCGACTCGATCTACGAGGCGCGGGTCTACGTGCGCGGCAGGGTCGGCTCCCTCGGCGCGGACTGCGTCGAGAAGGAGCTGCGCGCCGAGCACGCCGCGGAGCTCGCCGCGCTGCTCACGGCCGCCGGCCTCGAACCGGCCGGCGAGCTCGCGCCCGAATGCTTCCGCCGGTTCGGCTCGGCCCGCCGGCTCTACCACTTCGCCGCGGGCAACTCGGCCGTCTACTAG
- the glnT gene encoding type III glutamate--ammonia ligase, with protein MTIDGSAPLTDPNGAATPAQPDLAAQARADGIRFILAMFVDLVGKPCAKLVPIEAVDALVTDGVGFAGYAVGAIGQQPSDPDLMVIPDPASYTPLPWVKEGLALVHCDPHVEGRPWHYAPRVILKALLAAAHERRLELFAGAEVEYFLVDRGADGVLRLADPLDVAARPCYDARGLTRMYDHLTEVSTAMNALGWSNYANDHEDANGQFEQNFAYADALTTADRVITARYLISVLAERRGMTATYMPKPFADRTGSGMHLHLSLWHAGTPLFPAGDPDAPFGLSDVAHRFLAGVLEHAPALQAVLAPTVNSYKRTGATSTRSGATWSPRRASYGGNDRTHYVRIPDGDRIELRGGDGSANPYLALAAVLAAGLDGVERALDPGLPGDGGPVRPDLPPTLLHAVEALGADPVVTAGLDAAGPGVADYFAALKRAEFFEWHSAVGPWEHDRYLTAF; from the coding sequence GTGACGATCGACGGAAGCGCCCCCCTCACCGACCCCAACGGCGCGGCCACGCCCGCCCAGCCCGATCTCGCCGCGCAGGCCCGGGCGGACGGGATCCGGTTCATCCTCGCGATGTTCGTCGACCTCGTCGGCAAGCCGTGCGCCAAGCTCGTGCCGATCGAGGCAGTCGACGCGCTGGTCACCGACGGCGTCGGGTTCGCCGGCTACGCGGTCGGGGCGATCGGCCAGCAGCCGTCCGACCCCGACCTGATGGTCATCCCGGACCCGGCCAGCTACACCCCGCTGCCCTGGGTCAAGGAGGGTCTGGCTCTGGTGCACTGCGACCCGCATGTCGAGGGGCGGCCCTGGCACTACGCGCCGCGGGTGATCCTCAAGGCGCTGCTCGCCGCCGCCCACGAACGGCGCCTGGAGCTGTTCGCGGGCGCGGAGGTCGAGTACTTCCTCGTCGACCGGGGCGCGGACGGCGTGCTGCGGCTGGCCGACCCACTCGACGTCGCGGCCCGTCCCTGCTATGACGCCCGGGGGCTGACCCGGATGTACGACCACCTCACCGAGGTGTCGACGGCGATGAACGCGCTCGGCTGGTCGAACTACGCCAACGACCACGAGGACGCCAACGGCCAGTTCGAGCAGAACTTCGCCTATGCCGACGCGCTGACCACGGCCGACCGCGTCATCACCGCCCGCTACCTCATCTCGGTGCTGGCGGAGCGGCGTGGCATGACGGCGACGTACATGCCCAAGCCGTTCGCCGACCGGACCGGCTCCGGTATGCACCTGCACCTGTCGCTGTGGCACGCGGGCACGCCGCTGTTCCCGGCCGGCGACCCCGACGCGCCGTTCGGCCTGTCCGACGTGGCCCACCGCTTCCTCGCCGGCGTCCTGGAGCACGCGCCGGCCCTGCAGGCGGTGCTCGCGCCGACGGTCAACTCCTACAAGCGCACCGGCGCCACCTCGACCCGGTCGGGCGCGACCTGGTCGCCGCGCCGGGCCAGCTACGGCGGCAACGACCGCACCCACTACGTGCGCATCCCGGACGGTGACCGCATCGAGCTGCGCGGCGGCGACGGCTCCGCGAACCCCTACCTGGCGCTGGCAGCGGTGCTCGCCGCCGGGCTCGACGGCGTCGAGCGCGCGCTGGACCCCGGCCTGCCCGGCGACGGCGGCCCGGTCCGGCCGGACCTGCCGCCGACCCTGCTGCACGCGGTGGAGGCGCTGGGCGCCGACCCGGTCGTCACGGCAGGGCTGGATGCCGCCGGGCCTGGCGTCGCCGACTACTTCGCGGCTCTCAAGCGCGCCGAGTTCTTCGAGTGGCACTCCGCCGTCGGCCCCTGGGAGCACGACCGCTACCTGACCGCCTTCTGA
- a CDS encoding FMN-binding glutamate synthase family protein: MAASPGAKNGPTSPGPRTGPTPPGATNGPDPASLGLRESHTFDRATIASIQRAAATGVYDIRGGGAKRRLPHFDDLLFLGSSMSRYPLEGYRERCGTDVVLGDRNARYPLRLDIPVTIAGMSFGALSAQAKEALGRGASEVGTSTTTGDGGMTPEERGQSKHLVYQYLPSRYGMNPADLRRADAIEVVLGQGAKPGGGGMLLGQKISDRVAEMRTLPAGIDQRSACRHPDWTGPDDLAIKILELREITDWEKPIYIKIGASRTYYDVKLAVAAGADVVVVDGMQGGTAATQDVFIEHVGIPTLAAIPQAVQALRELGLHRKVQLVVSGGIRTGADVAKAMALGADAVAIGTAALIALGDNDPRHAEQYAALGSAAGFYDDYQDGRDPAGITTQDPDLAARLDPVEGGRRIANYLRVLTMEAQAIARACGKSHLRNLEPEDLVALTIEAAAMARVPLAGTSWIPGQGL, encoded by the coding sequence ATGGCTGCATCACCTGGGGCCAAAAACGGGCCCACATCCCCTGGGCCCAGGACCGGGCCCACACCACCTGGGGCCACCAACGGGCCCGACCCGGCCTCGCTCGGGCTGCGGGAGTCGCACACCTTCGACCGGGCCACGATCGCCAGCATCCAGCGCGCCGCGGCGACCGGGGTCTACGACATCCGTGGCGGGGGCGCCAAGCGCCGGCTGCCACACTTCGACGACCTGCTGTTCCTGGGCTCGTCGATGTCGCGGTACCCCCTGGAGGGCTACCGCGAGCGGTGCGGCACCGACGTCGTCCTCGGCGACCGCAACGCCCGCTACCCGCTGCGCCTGGACATCCCGGTGACCATCGCCGGGATGAGCTTCGGCGCGCTGTCGGCCCAGGCGAAGGAGGCGCTCGGCCGGGGTGCCAGCGAGGTCGGCACCTCCACCACCACGGGCGACGGCGGGATGACGCCCGAGGAACGCGGCCAGTCCAAGCACCTCGTCTACCAGTACCTGCCGTCCCGCTACGGCATGAACCCGGCCGACCTGCGCCGGGCCGACGCGATCGAGGTCGTGCTCGGCCAGGGCGCCAAGCCCGGCGGCGGCGGCATGCTGCTGGGCCAGAAGATCTCCGACCGGGTCGCCGAGATGCGCACCCTGCCGGCCGGGATCGACCAGCGCTCGGCCTGCCGGCACCCGGACTGGACCGGCCCCGACGACCTGGCCATCAAGATCCTGGAACTGCGCGAGATCACCGACTGGGAGAAGCCGATCTACATCAAGATCGGCGCGTCGCGGACCTACTACGACGTGAAGCTCGCGGTCGCCGCCGGCGCCGACGTGGTCGTCGTCGACGGCATGCAGGGCGGGACGGCCGCCACCCAGGACGTCTTCATCGAGCACGTCGGCATCCCGACGCTGGCCGCGATCCCGCAGGCCGTCCAGGCTCTGCGGGAGCTGGGCCTGCACCGCAAGGTCCAGCTCGTCGTCTCCGGCGGGATCCGGACCGGGGCCGACGTCGCCAAGGCGATGGCGCTCGGCGCCGACGCGGTGGCGATCGGCACCGCGGCGCTCATCGCGCTCGGCGACAACGACCCGCGCCACGCCGAGCAGTACGCGGCGCTCGGCTCGGCGGCCGGCTTCTACGACGACTACCAGGACGGCCGCGACCCGGCCGGCATCACCACCCAGGACCCGGACCTCGCCGCCCGGCTCGACCCGGTCGAGGGCGGCCGGCGGATCGCCAACTACCTTCGGGTGCTGACGATGGAGGCACAGGCCATCGCCAGGGCCTGCGGCAAGTCGCACCTGCGCAACCTGGAGCCCGAGGACCTGGTCGCCCTCACCATCGAGGCCGCCGCGATGGCCCGGGTCCCGCTCGCCGGCACCAGCTGGATCCCGGGGCAGGGGCTGTGA
- a CDS encoding glutamine amidotransferase, whose product MCGIVGLHLRDPELYPQLGRLLETMLGQVAERGPDSAGVAVYGDRRRCPEGHTAVSVLLPGDGQLSDAARADLGTAVRAALAGTPEILVTAAGATTVLAAPVALDALGDAVRRSAPDALVVGAGRDLTVYKGIGSPRSLARTYDLANAQGWQGLAHTRMATESAVVPEGCHPFSVGPDQCLVHNGSFANHATIRRELIAEGVRFDSENDSEVGARFVAARLAEGDDLDKALRLLCERFDGFYTLLVTSDDGFAVVRDAIACKPAIIAETGAWVAMASEFRALADLPGIDTARIYEPEPERVYAWRR is encoded by the coding sequence GTGTGCGGGATCGTCGGGCTCCATCTGCGCGACCCGGAGCTCTACCCCCAGCTCGGCCGCCTGTTGGAGACCATGCTGGGCCAGGTCGCCGAGCGTGGTCCCGACTCGGCCGGCGTCGCCGTGTACGGCGACCGCCGCCGCTGCCCGGAGGGTCACACCGCCGTGTCGGTGCTGCTGCCAGGTGACGGCCAGCTCTCGGACGCGGCCCGGGCGGACCTCGGCACCGCCGTGCGGGCCGCGCTGGCGGGCACCCCGGAGATCCTCGTGACGGCGGCCGGGGCGACCACCGTCCTCGCGGCGCCCGTCGCCCTCGACGCGCTCGGGGACGCGGTCCGCCGGTCCGCCCCGGACGCTCTCGTCGTCGGCGCGGGCCGGGACCTGACCGTCTACAAGGGCATCGGCAGCCCGCGGAGCCTCGCCAGGACCTACGACCTGGCGAACGCCCAGGGCTGGCAGGGCCTGGCGCACACGCGGATGGCCACCGAGTCGGCCGTCGTCCCGGAGGGCTGCCACCCGTTCTCGGTCGGCCCGGACCAGTGCCTCGTGCACAACGGCTCGTTCGCGAACCACGCGACGATCCGCCGGGAACTGATCGCCGAGGGCGTCCGGTTCGACTCGGAGAACGACTCCGAGGTCGGCGCCCGGTTCGTCGCGGCCCGGCTCGCCGAGGGCGACGACCTGGACAAGGCGCTGCGCCTGCTCTGCGAACGGTTCGACGGCTTCTACACGCTGCTCGTCACCAGCGACGACGGCTTCGCGGTCGTGCGGGACGCCATCGCCTGCAAGCCCGCGATCATCGCGGAGACCGGCGCCTGGGTCGCGATGGCCTCGGAGTTCCGGGCGCTGGCCGACCTGCCCGGCATCGACACCGCCCGGATCTACGAGCCCGAGCCCGAAAGGGTCTACGCATGGCGCCGCTAG